One window of Lytechinus variegatus isolate NC3 chromosome 2, Lvar_3.0, whole genome shotgun sequence genomic DNA carries:
- the LOC121408981 gene encoding 2',3'-cyclic-nucleotide 3'-phosphodiesterase-like isoform X1: MGNIFNGQRQSTEENEVMANEDQVTMEESVFDFPFLNDPETIKYVGTSQTLLLLRGPPGSGKSTLAEAINKKYPGKVAICSAQQHIPQGKKPPFSKQILENAHSDCHQCVRDACSKSFSIVIVDNTNAALDAVKNYTSIGHDFDYVDVLVAPQTSWILNAQVLVKKSSRGFSLKDIQKKVEKFQKPVYPLFYGWFVNRSDSERMREFGKMFYERCLSKMEFRDEFAKHLIPDASGKKQDPENYFSSENYTVGHVMLHCTAFYSNYGEVSQSEEYAAREVVRADNGKAFTIKVIGLLVTPRSLGFRLELNDEELPLWLEEDEVKDRVEESVDDTCASASRETCKPSGDECIITRLSPTCGTGSRAHFSLGSGPGVEAVQTGLDLVEIIKMEQEAVRMKKKHTNIGLEGATAVGYGEGNWMVYFDQASSTEALFAGYF, from the exons AtgggcaatatttttaatggcCAACGACA AAGTACCGAGGAGAACGAGGTAATGGCAAATGAAGACCAAGTTACCATGGAAGAGTCGGTGTTTGATTTTCCTTTCCTGAACGATCCAGAGACAATCAAATATGTTGGAACGTCACAGACATTGCTCCTTCTTCGCGGCCCACCAGGGAGTGGAAAGTCAACCTTAGCTGAAGCAATCAATAAGAAATATCCTGGAAAAGTTGCCATCTGCTCTGCTCAGCAGCATATTCCTCAGGGTAAAAAACCTCCTTTCTCGAAGCAGATTCTTGAGAATGCCCACTCTGACTGCCATCAGTGTGTCAGAGATGCTTGCTCAAAATCATTTTCTATTGTCATTGTAGACAACACAAATGCTGCACTCGATGCAGTGAAAAATTACACTAGCATTGGACATGACTTTGACTACGTGGATGTTCTTGTTGCACCGCAGACAAGTTGGATTCTAAATGCCCAGGTGTTGGTCAAGAAGTCCTCTCGAGGGTTCTCGCTCAAAGACATCCAGAAGAAAGTTGAGAAGTTCCAGAAACCAGTATACCCTCTATTCTATGGCTGGTTTGTGAATAGAAGTGATTCAGAGAGAATGAGGGAATTTGGAAAGATGTTCTATGAGAGGTGTCTCAGCAAAATGGAATTCAGAGATGAGTTTGCAAAGCATCTTATTCCTGACGCCAGTGGCAAGAAACAAG ACCCAGAAAATTACTTTTCATCTGAGAACTACACTGTTGGACATGTGATGCTTCACTGTACAGCCTTCTATAGCAATTATGGTGAGGTTAGTCAATCAGAGGAATATGCTGCCCGTGAAGTGGTAAGAGCTGACAATGGCAAGGCGTTCACTATTAAGGTTATTGGGCTTCTGGTTACCCCACGATCTCTTGGTTTTCGACTGGAACTCAATGATGAAGAGCTTCCCCTGTGGTTAGAAGAAGATGAGGTCAAGGACAGAGTGGAGGAATCTGTGGATGATACGTGTGCTTCGGCTTCAAGAGAAACTTGCAAGCCCTCCGGAGATGAGTGCATCATTACCCGTCTGTCTCCGACCTGCGGAACAGGTAGCCGTGCCCACTTCAGTTTGGGTAGCGGGCCTGGTGTTGAAGCGGTCCAGACTGGTCTAGATCTGGTGGAGATCATCAAGATGGAACAAGAAGCAGTTCGGATGAAGAAGAAACATACAAACATAGGCTTAGAGGGTGCAACAGCTGTTGGGTATGGGGAAGGAAACTGGATGGTGTACTTTGATCAAGCTTCTTCTACTGAAGCTCTTTTTGCTGGATACTTCTAG
- the LOC121408981 gene encoding 2',3'-cyclic-nucleotide 3'-phosphodiesterase-like isoform X2 — protein MFIFFWITVSCLFDLLGICVDIVQSTEENEVMANEDQVTMEESVFDFPFLNDPETIKYVGTSQTLLLLRGPPGSGKSTLAEAINKKYPGKVAICSAQQHIPQGKKPPFSKQILENAHSDCHQCVRDACSKSFSIVIVDNTNAALDAVKNYTSIGHDFDYVDVLVAPQTSWILNAQVLVKKSSRGFSLKDIQKKVEKFQKPVYPLFYGWFVNRSDSERMREFGKMFYERCLSKMEFRDEFAKHLIPDASGKKQDPENYFSSENYTVGHVMLHCTAFYSNYGEVSQSEEYAAREVVRADNGKAFTIKVIGLLVTPRSLGFRLELNDEELPLWLEEDEVKDRVEESVDDTCASASRETCKPSGDECIITRLSPTCGTGSRAHFSLGSGPGVEAVQTGLDLVEIIKMEQEAVRMKKKHTNIGLEGATAVGYGEGNWMVYFDQASSTEALFAGYF, from the exons ATGTTTATCTTCTTTTGGATAACAGTTTCTTGCTTATTCGATCTTTTGGGAATTTGTGTCGACATTGTTCA AAGTACCGAGGAGAACGAGGTAATGGCAAATGAAGACCAAGTTACCATGGAAGAGTCGGTGTTTGATTTTCCTTTCCTGAACGATCCAGAGACAATCAAATATGTTGGAACGTCACAGACATTGCTCCTTCTTCGCGGCCCACCAGGGAGTGGAAAGTCAACCTTAGCTGAAGCAATCAATAAGAAATATCCTGGAAAAGTTGCCATCTGCTCTGCTCAGCAGCATATTCCTCAGGGTAAAAAACCTCCTTTCTCGAAGCAGATTCTTGAGAATGCCCACTCTGACTGCCATCAGTGTGTCAGAGATGCTTGCTCAAAATCATTTTCTATTGTCATTGTAGACAACACAAATGCTGCACTCGATGCAGTGAAAAATTACACTAGCATTGGACATGACTTTGACTACGTGGATGTTCTTGTTGCACCGCAGACAAGTTGGATTCTAAATGCCCAGGTGTTGGTCAAGAAGTCCTCTCGAGGGTTCTCGCTCAAAGACATCCAGAAGAAAGTTGAGAAGTTCCAGAAACCAGTATACCCTCTATTCTATGGCTGGTTTGTGAATAGAAGTGATTCAGAGAGAATGAGGGAATTTGGAAAGATGTTCTATGAGAGGTGTCTCAGCAAAATGGAATTCAGAGATGAGTTTGCAAAGCATCTTATTCCTGACGCCAGTGGCAAGAAACAAG ACCCAGAAAATTACTTTTCATCTGAGAACTACACTGTTGGACATGTGATGCTTCACTGTACAGCCTTCTATAGCAATTATGGTGAGGTTAGTCAATCAGAGGAATATGCTGCCCGTGAAGTGGTAAGAGCTGACAATGGCAAGGCGTTCACTATTAAGGTTATTGGGCTTCTGGTTACCCCACGATCTCTTGGTTTTCGACTGGAACTCAATGATGAAGAGCTTCCCCTGTGGTTAGAAGAAGATGAGGTCAAGGACAGAGTGGAGGAATCTGTGGATGATACGTGTGCTTCGGCTTCAAGAGAAACTTGCAAGCCCTCCGGAGATGAGTGCATCATTACCCGTCTGTCTCCGACCTGCGGAACAGGTAGCCGTGCCCACTTCAGTTTGGGTAGCGGGCCTGGTGTTGAAGCGGTCCAGACTGGTCTAGATCTGGTGGAGATCATCAAGATGGAACAAGAAGCAGTTCGGATGAAGAAGAAACATACAAACATAGGCTTAGAGGGTGCAACAGCTGTTGGGTATGGGGAAGGAAACTGGATGGTGTACTTTGATCAAGCTTCTTCTACTGAAGCTCTTTTTGCTGGATACTTCTAG
- the LOC121408980 gene encoding rab5 GDP/GTP exchange factor-like isoform X1: MAAPTRKKKGFHIDEAELLCKKGCGFYGTVAWQGYCSKCWREECQRSRQAQIESDALFAKRLYESEMQRSGRPSTLVTTPDQQTSNEPTHMALTFPPRSSKPEQPPSPSGQQGVVSPAGAPTLGGQNETLTFDKFEEKRKQRQNSKTKSMKTLFSKGGKTPNRDGAAPAPHARLEKQISMESQRAMGDFMEFLKILNRPAAQDLNKQCRAFVERLQRESNLSVEEQAELVQDFYHSMGDRMSTHSAFKGMSSFSHSKRYSSDFQEATGNNRSYDQGTSPEQCSTMMDHLEKVIMTRLYRDLFCPPLTDDEQKDLAIQNRIRRLRWVMPSMLDAAINEDNTNVERLIEKAQEELIDMNSKRAPIDKLSCIVRTSKLIFQMVHQSQGAPASADDYLPVLIYMVLKANPPQLHSNIQYVSRFANPSRLMQGEAGYYFTNLCCAISFIENLDAQSLSLTQEEYDDYMSGRAVPPGSERNTEPICEGLRMMYANLSALEDLRIRQDCLMENALDLQRELTAWRDGVVDRVQEVLTTKPLVVKRFKVPRLDDDIAQEDNKELPSPLQPVVVPMKPIT; this comes from the exons ATGGCTGCTCCAACTCGAAAGAAGAAGGGTTTCCACATTGATGAGGCTGAACTTCTCTGCAAGAAAGGCTGTGGGTTCTATGGCACTGTCGCTTGGCAGGGATACTGCTCCAAATGCTGGAGGGAGGAATGCCAACGCAGTCGTCAAGCTCAGATAGAGAGTGATGCATTGTTTGCCAAGAG GCTGTACGAGAGTGAAATGCAACGCTCTGGCCGTCCCTCCACTCTAGTGACCACCCCAGATCAACAAACCTCTAATGAACCCACCCATATGGCCCTCACGTTTCCCCCTCGATCTTCTAAGCCAGAGCAGCCCCCATCCCCTTCAGGCCAGCAAGGGGTGGTGTCCCCAGCAGGTGCCCCCACCCTAGGGGGTCAAAACGAGACTCTGACCTTTGATAAGTTTGAGGAGAAAAGGAAGCAGAGACAGAATAGCAAAACAAAGTCCATGAAGACACTCTTCTCAAAGGGTGGCAAGACACCAAACAGAG ATGGCGCTGCTCCTGCTCCTCACGCACGACTTGAGAAACAGATCAGCATGGAGAGCCAGCGTGCCATGGGCGACTTTATGGAGTTCCTTAAAATCCTCAACCGCCCTGCTGCTCAGGATCTAAATAAGCAGTGCAGGGCATTTGTGGAGAGACTCCAGAGGGAGTCTAATTTATCAGTGGAAGAGCAGGCTGAGTTGGTCCAGGACTTCTATCACAGCATGGGCGATAGAATGAGCACCCACAGTGCCTTCAAAG GCATGTCCAGCTTCTCCCATTCGAAAAGATATTCCTCTGATTTTCAAGAAGCTACTGGGAATAAtcggtcatatgaccaag GTACGAGCCCAGAACAGTGTTCAACAATGATGGATCACCTAGAGAAGGTCATCATGACACGCCTCTATCGTGACCTCTTCTGTCCTCCTTTGACCGATGATGAACAGAAGGATCTAGCCATCCAGAATCGTATTCGTCGTCTTCGTTGGGTCATGCCTTCCATGCTAGATGCTGCTATCAATGAAGATAATACCAATGTTGAGAGGCTGATAGAGAAGGCTCAAGAAG AGCTGATTGACATGAACAGCAAGAGAGCACCAATTGACAAGCTGAGTTGCATCGTTAGGACCAGCAAGCTCATCTTCCAAATGGTACACCAGTCCCAAGGTGCACCGGCCAGTGCTGATGACTACCTACCAGTCCTGATTTACATGGTATTGAAGGCCAATCCTCCGCAGCTCCACTCCAACATCCAGTATGTCTCAAGGTTTGCTAACCCAAGCAGGCTGATGCAAGGAGAAGCTGGGTACTACTTCACTAATCTG TGCTGTGCAATCTCCTTCATTGAGAACCTTGATGCCCAATCACTCTCCCTGACCCAAGAGGAGTACGATGACTACATGTCCGGTCGTGCCGTGCCACCGGGTAGTGAGAGGAACACCGAACCTATATGTGAGGGACTACGTATGATGTATGCTAACCTCTCAGCCCTGGAGGACTTGCGCATTCGACAGGACTGCTTGATGGAGAATGCCCTTGACCTTCAAAGAGAGCTGACCGCCTGGAGGGATGGTGTTGTGGACAGAGTCCAGGAGGTACTGACCACTAAACCTCTTGTGGTCAAGAGGTTTAAGGTTCCGAGGCTTGATGATGACATCGCCCAGGAGGACAACAAGGAATTGCCCTCACCTCTGCAGCCAGTAGTTGTACCAATGAAACCAATAACTTAA
- the LOC121408980 gene encoding rab5 GDP/GTP exchange factor-like isoform X2 → MAAPTRKKKGFHIDEAELLCKKGCGFYGTVAWQGYCSKCWREECQRSRQAQIESDALFAKRLYESEMQRSGRPSTLVTTPDQQTSNEPTHMALTFPPRSSKPEQPPSPSGQQGVVSPAGAPTLGGQNETLTFDKFEEKRKQRQNSKTKSMKTLFSKGGKTPNRDGAAPAPHARLEKQISMESQRAMGDFMEFLKILNRPAAQDLNKQCRAFVERLQRESNLSVEEQAELVQDFYHSMGDRMSTHSAFKGTSPEQCSTMMDHLEKVIMTRLYRDLFCPPLTDDEQKDLAIQNRIRRLRWVMPSMLDAAINEDNTNVERLIEKAQEELIDMNSKRAPIDKLSCIVRTSKLIFQMVHQSQGAPASADDYLPVLIYMVLKANPPQLHSNIQYVSRFANPSRLMQGEAGYYFTNLCCAISFIENLDAQSLSLTQEEYDDYMSGRAVPPGSERNTEPICEGLRMMYANLSALEDLRIRQDCLMENALDLQRELTAWRDGVVDRVQEVLTTKPLVVKRFKVPRLDDDIAQEDNKELPSPLQPVVVPMKPIT, encoded by the exons ATGGCTGCTCCAACTCGAAAGAAGAAGGGTTTCCACATTGATGAGGCTGAACTTCTCTGCAAGAAAGGCTGTGGGTTCTATGGCACTGTCGCTTGGCAGGGATACTGCTCCAAATGCTGGAGGGAGGAATGCCAACGCAGTCGTCAAGCTCAGATAGAGAGTGATGCATTGTTTGCCAAGAG GCTGTACGAGAGTGAAATGCAACGCTCTGGCCGTCCCTCCACTCTAGTGACCACCCCAGATCAACAAACCTCTAATGAACCCACCCATATGGCCCTCACGTTTCCCCCTCGATCTTCTAAGCCAGAGCAGCCCCCATCCCCTTCAGGCCAGCAAGGGGTGGTGTCCCCAGCAGGTGCCCCCACCCTAGGGGGTCAAAACGAGACTCTGACCTTTGATAAGTTTGAGGAGAAAAGGAAGCAGAGACAGAATAGCAAAACAAAGTCCATGAAGACACTCTTCTCAAAGGGTGGCAAGACACCAAACAGAG ATGGCGCTGCTCCTGCTCCTCACGCACGACTTGAGAAACAGATCAGCATGGAGAGCCAGCGTGCCATGGGCGACTTTATGGAGTTCCTTAAAATCCTCAACCGCCCTGCTGCTCAGGATCTAAATAAGCAGTGCAGGGCATTTGTGGAGAGACTCCAGAGGGAGTCTAATTTATCAGTGGAAGAGCAGGCTGAGTTGGTCCAGGACTTCTATCACAGCATGGGCGATAGAATGAGCACCCACAGTGCCTTCAAAG GTACGAGCCCAGAACAGTGTTCAACAATGATGGATCACCTAGAGAAGGTCATCATGACACGCCTCTATCGTGACCTCTTCTGTCCTCCTTTGACCGATGATGAACAGAAGGATCTAGCCATCCAGAATCGTATTCGTCGTCTTCGTTGGGTCATGCCTTCCATGCTAGATGCTGCTATCAATGAAGATAATACCAATGTTGAGAGGCTGATAGAGAAGGCTCAAGAAG AGCTGATTGACATGAACAGCAAGAGAGCACCAATTGACAAGCTGAGTTGCATCGTTAGGACCAGCAAGCTCATCTTCCAAATGGTACACCAGTCCCAAGGTGCACCGGCCAGTGCTGATGACTACCTACCAGTCCTGATTTACATGGTATTGAAGGCCAATCCTCCGCAGCTCCACTCCAACATCCAGTATGTCTCAAGGTTTGCTAACCCAAGCAGGCTGATGCAAGGAGAAGCTGGGTACTACTTCACTAATCTG TGCTGTGCAATCTCCTTCATTGAGAACCTTGATGCCCAATCACTCTCCCTGACCCAAGAGGAGTACGATGACTACATGTCCGGTCGTGCCGTGCCACCGGGTAGTGAGAGGAACACCGAACCTATATGTGAGGGACTACGTATGATGTATGCTAACCTCTCAGCCCTGGAGGACTTGCGCATTCGACAGGACTGCTTGATGGAGAATGCCCTTGACCTTCAAAGAGAGCTGACCGCCTGGAGGGATGGTGTTGTGGACAGAGTCCAGGAGGTACTGACCACTAAACCTCTTGTGGTCAAGAGGTTTAAGGTTCCGAGGCTTGATGATGACATCGCCCAGGAGGACAACAAGGAATTGCCCTCACCTCTGCAGCCAGTAGTTGTACCAATGAAACCAATAACTTAA